The proteins below come from a single Caulobacter flavus genomic window:
- a CDS encoding glycoside hydrolase family 16 protein produces MKRLLLALAMAALASPAFAAPRLIWSDEFDGDQLDPARWTAATDCWGGGNEERQCYTPANVSVSGGVLRLNARKERASGSARRDGGPRVSRDYASGGVSTKGLASFRYGRIEVRAKLPLGQGLWPAIWMLPEHDNYGPYPLSGEIDIAEAVNLGVRCRSCRDRVRAAVHHGPTLQANRSDSADTALGDLTAFHVFTLEWTPDRLTWRLDGKPYFTRPGGRPFDERFHLILNLAVGGRWAEVTGRRGVDDAALPESLLVDWVRVYALDD; encoded by the coding sequence GTGAAGCGCCTGCTGCTCGCCTTGGCGATGGCGGCCCTGGCCTCGCCCGCCTTCGCCGCGCCCCGGCTGATCTGGTCGGACGAGTTCGACGGCGATCAGCTGGATCCGGCCCGGTGGACGGCGGCGACCGACTGCTGGGGCGGCGGCAACGAGGAGCGCCAGTGCTACACGCCGGCCAACGTCTCGGTCTCGGGAGGGGTGCTGCGGCTGAACGCCCGCAAGGAGCGCGCGTCGGGCTCGGCCCGTCGCGACGGCGGCCCCCGCGTGAGCCGCGACTACGCCTCGGGCGGGGTCAGCACCAAGGGGCTGGCCTCGTTCCGCTACGGCCGCATCGAGGTGCGCGCCAAGCTGCCGCTAGGCCAGGGGCTGTGGCCGGCGATCTGGATGCTGCCCGAGCACGACAACTACGGCCCCTACCCGCTGTCGGGCGAGATCGACATCGCGGAAGCGGTGAACCTTGGGGTGCGCTGCCGATCCTGCCGCGACCGGGTGCGGGCGGCGGTGCATCATGGCCCGACGCTGCAGGCCAACCGCAGCGACTCGGCCGACACGGCCCTGGGCGACCTGACGGCCTTCCACGTCTTCACGCTGGAATGGACGCCCGATCGGCTGACCTGGCGGCTGGACGGAAAGCCTTACTTCACCCGCCCGGGCGGGCGCCCCTTCGACGAGCGCTTCCACCTGATCCTCAACCTGGCGGTTGGCGGACGGTGGGCGGAAGTCACGGGCCGGCGCGGCGTCGACGACGCCGCCTTGCCCGAGAGCCTGCTGGTGGACTGGGTGCGGGTGTACGCCCTGGACGACTAG
- a CDS encoding MFS transporter: MPLVTRLSLFYVAIYLVIGVSLPYVATFLRARGLSGAEIGAVLAAPLLLKPFTGAALAVWADGFSLRRSPMILLAVAAACAYLAMLVAPGFWGLLVCWLLGATLFSTISPLIDVVTLRRARLDGFNYGLPRGSGSSAFIAANLAMGVVLTVLGAEVIVVWITVAALLTATAAFVLIPPERVHEEGEAPARRDRWKGLGSLLTDRVFVLAVVTAGLIQGAHGFYYSFSTILWRRQEIPEPMIGVLWGVGVAAEVGFMWFLEPWRRRVGPGRLLAMGAGAAVIRWTAYAFAPPLWALFPLQALHAFTFAASFLASLQLIERLTPPKSASAAQALNSAVSQGFTLGLATLASGPLFDALSVKGYWAMAALGAAGLCGALVLGRSARVKAGA; encoded by the coding sequence ATGCCGCTCGTAACCCGTCTCAGCCTGTTCTACGTGGCCATCTATCTGGTCATCGGGGTGAGCCTGCCGTACGTGGCCACCTTCCTGCGGGCCAGGGGGCTTTCCGGGGCCGAGATCGGCGCGGTGCTTGCCGCGCCGCTGCTGCTCAAGCCGTTCACAGGCGCGGCGCTGGCGGTCTGGGCCGACGGCTTTTCGCTGCGCCGTTCGCCGATGATCCTGCTGGCGGTCGCTGCGGCCTGCGCCTACCTCGCCATGCTGGTCGCGCCGGGGTTCTGGGGGCTGCTGGTCTGCTGGCTGCTGGGCGCGACCCTGTTCTCGACCATCTCGCCGCTGATCGACGTGGTCACGCTGCGCCGGGCCCGGCTGGATGGCTTCAACTACGGCCTGCCGCGCGGGTCGGGCTCCAGCGCGTTCATCGCCGCCAACCTCGCCATGGGCGTGGTGCTGACCGTCCTCGGCGCCGAGGTCATCGTCGTTTGGATCACCGTCGCGGCCCTGCTGACGGCGACGGCGGCCTTCGTCCTGATCCCGCCCGAGCGGGTGCACGAGGAGGGCGAGGCCCCGGCCAGACGCGACCGCTGGAAAGGGCTGGGCAGCCTGCTGACCGACAGGGTGTTCGTGCTGGCGGTGGTCACGGCCGGCCTGATCCAGGGCGCGCACGGCTTCTACTACAGCTTCTCGACCATCCTCTGGCGCCGGCAGGAGATCCCCGAGCCGATGATCGGCGTGCTGTGGGGCGTGGGCGTCGCCGCCGAGGTGGGCTTCATGTGGTTCCTGGAGCCCTGGCGACGCCGCGTTGGCCCGGGGCGGCTGCTGGCCATGGGCGCGGGCGCGGCGGTGATCCGCTGGACCGCCTACGCCTTCGCCCCGCCGCTGTGGGCGCTGTTCCCGCTGCAGGCCCTGCACGCCTTCACCTTCGCGGCGAGTTTCCTGGCCTCGCTGCAGCTGATCGAGCGCCTGACCCCGCCCAAGAGCGCCTCGGCCGCCCAGGCCCTGAACTCGGCGGTGTCGCAGGGCTTCACCCTGGGCCTGGCGACCCTGGCCTCGGGCCCGCTGTTCGACGCCCTGAGCGTGAAGGGCTATTGGGCGATGGCGGCGCTGGGGGCGGCGGGCCTTTGCGGCGCGCTGGTGCTGGGCCGCAGCGCTCGGGTGAAGGCGGGGGCTTAG
- the metG gene encoding methionine--tRNA ligase, whose translation MARILITSALPYINGIKHLGNLAGSMLPADAYARFQRARGHDTLYICATDEHGTPAELAAAAAGQDVATYCEEQHVLQHDVGRAFGLSWDHFGRSSSPQNHRLTQHFAEVLEAQGLIEERVDQMVYSIDDRRFLPDRYIEGTCPHCGFEKARGDQCDNCGNLLDPTDLKDPYSVISGSRNLEVRDTKHLYLLQTKMADRIRAWVDGHPDWPTLAKSIAYKHLDEGLIDRGITRDLAWGVPVTKDGLPRPGMEEKVFYVWFDAPIEYIAATQEWAEAAPDRDWRSWWRTDAGADDVRYVQFMGKDNVAFHTVSFPATILGSEEPWKSVDMLKAFNWLNWYGGKFSTSNKRGVFMDAALDILPPDLWRWYLTSNSPEGSDTAFTWEQFASAVNRDLADVLGNFVNRILKFNESKFDGLVPEGGEPGPLEEKLYADVAARLADLSEQMDAIEIRKSAQALRALWVVGNEYLQEAAPWTAIKTDRDRAAVIVRTALNLAALYARISAPFIPFAAEKIGEAFAQAWPPAWPTADVAAELSTVPAGQAVRAPEVLFKKIDDDMIAEWAARFGGAE comes from the coding sequence ATGGCCCGCATCCTGATCACCTCGGCCCTGCCGTACATCAACGGCATCAAGCACCTGGGTAACCTCGCGGGCTCGATGCTGCCGGCCGACGCCTATGCGCGCTTCCAGCGGGCCCGGGGCCACGACACCCTCTACATCTGCGCCACCGACGAGCACGGCACCCCGGCCGAACTGGCCGCCGCCGCCGCCGGCCAGGACGTGGCGACCTACTGCGAAGAGCAGCACGTGCTGCAGCATGACGTGGGCCGCGCCTTCGGCCTGTCGTGGGACCACTTCGGCCGCTCGTCCTCGCCGCAGAACCATCGCCTGACCCAGCACTTCGCCGAAGTGCTGGAGGCCCAGGGGCTGATCGAGGAGCGGGTCGATCAGATGGTCTACTCGATCGACGACCGCCGCTTCCTGCCCGACCGCTATATCGAGGGCACCTGCCCGCACTGCGGCTTCGAGAAGGCGCGCGGCGACCAGTGCGACAACTGCGGCAACCTGCTCGATCCCACCGACCTGAAGGATCCGTACTCGGTGATCTCGGGCTCGCGGAACCTTGAGGTGCGCGACACCAAGCACCTCTACCTGCTTCAGACCAAGATGGCCGATCGCATCCGCGCCTGGGTGGACGGCCACCCCGACTGGCCGACCTTGGCAAAGTCGATCGCCTACAAGCATCTGGACGAGGGCCTGATCGATCGCGGCATCACCCGTGACCTGGCCTGGGGCGTGCCGGTGACCAAGGACGGCCTGCCGCGTCCGGGCATGGAGGAGAAGGTCTTCTACGTCTGGTTCGACGCCCCGATCGAATACATCGCCGCCACCCAGGAATGGGCCGAGGCCGCGCCGGATCGCGACTGGCGCTCGTGGTGGCGCACCGACGCCGGCGCCGACGACGTCCGCTACGTCCAGTTCATGGGCAAGGACAACGTCGCGTTCCACACCGTCAGCTTCCCGGCCACCATTCTCGGCTCGGAAGAGCCGTGGAAGAGCGTCGACATGCTCAAGGCCTTCAACTGGCTGAACTGGTACGGCGGCAAGTTCTCGACCAGCAACAAGCGCGGCGTGTTCATGGACGCGGCGCTCGACATCCTGCCGCCGGACCTGTGGCGCTGGTACCTGACCTCGAACTCGCCGGAAGGCAGCGACACGGCCTTCACCTGGGAGCAGTTCGCCAGCGCCGTGAACCGCGACCTGGCCGACGTGCTGGGCAACTTCGTCAACCGCATCCTGAAGTTCAACGAGAGCAAGTTCGACGGCCTCGTGCCCGAGGGCGGCGAGCCTGGTCCGCTGGAGGAGAAGCTCTACGCCGACGTCGCCGCGCGCCTGGCCGACCTTTCCGAGCAGATGGACGCCATCGAGATCCGCAAGAGCGCCCAGGCGCTGCGGGCCCTGTGGGTGGTCGGCAACGAGTACCTGCAGGAAGCCGCCCCCTGGACGGCGATCAAGACCGACCGCGACCGCGCCGCCGTCATCGTGCGCACGGCCCTGAACCTGGCCGCGCTCTACGCCCGCATCTCCGCGCCGTTCATCCCGTTCGCCGCCGAGAAGATCGGCGAGGCCTTCGCCCAGGCCTGGCCGCCCGCCTGGCCGACGGCCGACGTCGCCGCCGAGCTCTCGACGGTGCCGGCCGGCCAGGCCGTGCGCGCGCCCGAAGTGCTGTTCAAGAAGATCGACGACGACATGATCGCCGAGTGGGCCGCGCGGTTCGGCGGCGCGGAGTAG
- a CDS encoding EF-hand domain-containing protein has translation MIRNTLILAAVLAAVSAPALAASHARDTFIKEQDVNGDGVVTKEEFVITREQLFKAIDADKNGVLSKEEYVGEFKGRLEKRLAGSTETAEKKEEERVRQMRQADVRFGVLDSDKSGGITPAEFAYSGWRMFVTHDTNKDGTVSAADPVAADTN, from the coding sequence ATGATCCGCAACACCCTGATCCTGGCCGCCGTCCTGGCCGCCGTCTCCGCCCCGGCCCTGGCCGCCTCGCACGCCCGCGACACCTTCATCAAGGAGCAGGACGTCAACGGCGACGGCGTCGTCACCAAGGAAGAGTTCGTGATCACCCGCGAGCAGCTCTTCAAGGCCATCGACGCCGACAAGAACGGCGTGCTCTCCAAGGAAGAGTACGTCGGCGAGTTCAAGGGCCGGCTCGAAAAGCGCCTCGCCGGCTCGACCGAGACGGCCGAGAAGAAGGAAGAAGAGCGCGTGCGCCAGATGCGTCAGGCCGACGTGCGCTTCGGCGTGCTCGACAGCGACAAGAGCGGCGGCATCACCCCGGCCGAGTTCGCCTATTCGGGCTGGCGGATGTTCGTGACCCACGACACCAACAAGGACGGCACGGTCTCGGCCGCCGATCCGGTGGCCGCGGACACCAACTGA
- a CDS encoding polysaccharide deacetylase family protein, with the protein MTRRRLPLLLLVLAVLLAGGWWWQRERPDPAVMHVFPGVRGPAKASKIVEPPRTRIAQFDRGGPHRLAILVTDPQSGWLGLVRGFRAHGVPITVTQDPAKALTHKVVLVYPIVSGRVLSAEQLRALAQHVRDGGTVLAFNLAGGGLGELFGVGEGTEASSRLRLRWTRTTGEPESDEIVVSSTGEAKVSSVGYAPGTADVAARFDDGSVAAACRRVGGQACVLGVDLGSLAQRAMNGRAEALARRYVNGYEPSLDSLFRWVRDLYVAGEPMPWLVSTAPAGREVSILFTHDVDYGPSVHNALAYADALKARGVRGTFFVQTKYMRDYNDKVFFDDAAVADVKGLLARGQEVGSHTVAHSREFERMDLGSGRERYPRYRPFVETDTKVRDATILGELRVSKFLLDRLAGADVVSFRPGRLAYPFTLPQALNASGYRYSSSITANTVLTHLPFQLTDGRADGALQPVFEFPVAVEDEEAPPLLQRLDAADALVARVARDRGVATVLIHPNVVGDKLAFETALADRWKGRAWMGSTQAFGDWWTARDALDLDVEPRGAGWLLTARAPKGAADVEVVLPKAAKGSTTLRLPPGGRATVAIP; encoded by the coding sequence ATGACCCGCCGTCGCCTGCCGCTGCTGCTGCTCGTTCTCGCCGTGCTGCTGGCCGGCGGGTGGTGGTGGCAGCGCGAGCGGCCCGATCCGGCGGTGATGCACGTCTTCCCCGGCGTGCGCGGCCCGGCCAAGGCGTCCAAGATCGTCGAGCCGCCGCGCACCCGCATCGCGCAGTTCGACAGGGGCGGCCCGCACCGCCTGGCGATTCTGGTCACCGACCCGCAGTCGGGGTGGCTGGGCCTGGTTCGCGGCTTCCGCGCCCACGGCGTGCCGATCACCGTCACCCAGGATCCCGCCAAGGCGCTGACCCACAAGGTGGTGCTGGTCTATCCGATCGTCTCGGGCCGGGTGCTGAGCGCCGAACAGCTGCGGGCCCTGGCCCAGCACGTACGCGACGGCGGCACGGTGCTGGCCTTCAACCTGGCCGGCGGCGGCCTGGGCGAACTGTTCGGCGTCGGCGAGGGAACCGAGGCCTCGTCCCGCCTGCGGCTGCGCTGGACCAGGACGACCGGAGAGCCCGAGAGCGACGAGATCGTCGTCTCGTCCACCGGCGAGGCCAAGGTTTCCAGCGTGGGCTATGCGCCGGGAACGGCGGATGTGGCCGCCCGCTTCGACGACGGATCGGTCGCGGCCGCCTGCCGGCGGGTGGGCGGGCAGGCCTGCGTGCTGGGCGTGGACCTGGGCTCGCTGGCCCAGCGGGCCATGAACGGCCGCGCCGAGGCCCTGGCCCGCCGCTACGTCAACGGCTACGAGCCCTCGCTGGACAGCCTGTTCCGCTGGGTGCGCGACCTCTACGTGGCCGGCGAGCCGATGCCCTGGCTGGTCTCGACCGCCCCGGCTGGCCGCGAGGTCTCTATCCTGTTTACCCACGACGTCGACTACGGCCCGTCGGTGCACAACGCCCTGGCCTATGCCGACGCCCTGAAGGCGCGAGGCGTCCGCGGCACCTTCTTCGTCCAGACCAAGTACATGAGGGACTACAACGACAAGGTGTTCTTCGACGACGCCGCCGTGGCCGACGTGAAGGGCCTTCTGGCGCGCGGCCAGGAGGTGGGCAGCCACACCGTCGCCCACTCCCGCGAGTTCGAGCGCATGGACCTGGGCAGCGGCCGCGAACGCTATCCGCGCTATCGCCCGTTCGTCGAGACCGACACCAAGGTTCGCGACGCCACCATCCTGGGCGAACTGCGGGTATCGAAGTTCCTGCTCGACCGGCTGGCGGGCGCGGACGTGGTCTCGTTCCGCCCGGGACGCCTGGCCTATCCCTTCACCCTGCCCCAGGCGCTGAACGCCAGCGGCTATCGCTATTCCTCGTCGATCACCGCCAACACGGTGCTGACCCACCTGCCCTTCCAGCTGACCGACGGGCGGGCCGACGGGGCCCTGCAGCCGGTGTTCGAGTTCCCCGTCGCCGTCGAGGACGAGGAGGCCCCGCCGCTGCTGCAACGGCTGGACGCGGCCGACGCCCTGGTGGCCCGGGTCGCGCGCGACCGGGGCGTGGCCACCGTGCTGATCCATCCCAACGTGGTCGGCGACAAGCTGGCGTTCGAGACCGCCCTGGCCGACCGCTGGAAAGGGCGGGCCTGGATGGGCTCGACCCAGGCCTTCGGCGACTGGTGGACGGCGCGCGACGCCCTGGACCTCGACGTCGAGCCGCGCGGCGCCGGCTGGCTTCTGACCGCCAGGGCGCCGAAGGGCGCCGCGGACGTCGAGGTCGTCCTGCCCAAGGCCGCCAAGGGAAGCACGACGCTGCGCCTGCCGCCCGGCGGCCGGGCGACCGTGGCGATCCCGTGA
- a CDS encoding polar localization protein TipN codes for MKPKKRRPLDFSTLPVETPRDDAAPASGLPESEPFVAAEPDPDAPISEPDNDLDIADLPEAGFLAAPPRGARPPSYQPPEPQPEPAPEPLTSAIAPEPAPEPEPDPAAPAEPAVDPSEPVLREDRSYARRSFFRGSTPPEPEPAPPAPEPEPEPVAEAPPPPEPMPEFAPPPEPRRRTRTAERAPAADDLPPLPTFLTAPAAAQPPAPRPDPEPPARSEPAARPPAAERPVHALSETAERKPMPGGVYWSLAVCVAALWAVAPVMFALGYGPSLPLPVTMAVFAALAAGPAAFILLAAYMLRQAMGVSAELRRARRLTDQLLTPATLAAAGATGVVDALSGQIDAATSAADAARERIVTLRQALAEETARLVEAADSSSRMAKQLAEGLGHERTAMQALSATLDTQSTAVVDAIGSQARMVAEASDLAETQLREAEAALAARAADLAAAAAEASDAARVGAEDLSRQIARLETAGQGVGDQIGSVERSLASQRAALVAAAQALRADQEDFSSETETRTAQLTEFVAYTRVGASELGDIAAMGAEVLRGLIVSSGDQLREMAEAARAEREALAAETQGALARLEAAAVDRRADLEGELTRAMNAITDAAQRAGEGVELRVETARGRVDQLNEIAFSAGQKADAVFESRMQEARDLIENSAQVVEQAGARTAQKLAESVETARSAIAEMERLLVEAGQSSAALPGEALARAAEVRAQIEKGIDDLRAAARRTAEETAAIDQAFQDRVRRNYEMLSEAVTQMNAAAAQTPSFAAPPQSRGASALVRPPQPAPQPAPQPAPQPAPPPQQRQAPPPPPVQPAPQPPRAQTPPPQPYPGDDFAPLEPPPRQRLKLTPTATDDEFRTMFDAAGGRGAAPAPPEPVQDEGGWSWKNLLGDMQASSPGDAALGEKLAGEILAMGIDPSALLPRGRIDEIAAAIQTHDETGAREVVKKLAPAAIRRLVRRLFSDATLKANAERFVRRYAGMVGEAAQQDREGFLVAALLASEAGRAYLLLDAAASDLA; via the coding sequence ATGAAGCCTAAGAAGCGCCGACCGCTCGACTTTTCCACCCTGCCGGTGGAGACGCCCCGCGACGATGCGGCGCCTGCTTCTGGCCTGCCCGAGTCGGAGCCCTTCGTCGCCGCCGAGCCCGATCCCGACGCGCCGATCAGCGAGCCGGACAACGACCTCGACATCGCCGACCTGCCGGAGGCGGGCTTCCTGGCCGCGCCGCCGCGCGGCGCGCGTCCGCCGTCCTACCAGCCGCCCGAGCCGCAGCCGGAGCCGGCCCCCGAACCGCTGACCTCGGCGATCGCGCCCGAGCCCGCGCCTGAACCCGAGCCCGATCCGGCCGCGCCGGCCGAGCCCGCCGTCGATCCGTCCGAGCCGGTGCTGCGCGAGGACCGCTCCTACGCCCGCCGCTCGTTCTTCCGAGGCTCCACGCCGCCCGAGCCTGAACCCGCCCCGCCGGCGCCCGAGCCCGAGCCGGAACCCGTCGCCGAAGCGCCGCCGCCGCCCGAACCCATGCCCGAATTCGCCCCGCCGCCGGAGCCGCGTCGCCGCACGCGGACGGCCGAGCGCGCGCCGGCCGCCGACGACCTGCCGCCGCTGCCCACCTTCCTGACCGCGCCGGCCGCCGCCCAGCCGCCGGCCCCGCGGCCCGATCCCGAACCGCCGGCCAGGTCCGAGCCGGCCGCGCGTCCGCCCGCCGCCGAGCGTCCGGTCCACGCGCTGTCCGAGACGGCCGAGCGCAAGCCGATGCCGGGCGGCGTCTACTGGAGCCTTGCCGTCTGCGTCGCCGCCCTGTGGGCCGTGGCGCCGGTGATGTTCGCCCTGGGCTACGGCCCGAGCCTGCCGCTGCCGGTGACCATGGCGGTGTTCGCGGCCCTGGCCGCGGGGCCGGCCGCCTTCATCCTGCTGGCCGCCTACATGCTGCGCCAGGCGATGGGCGTCTCGGCCGAGCTGCGCCGCGCGCGCCGGCTGACCGACCAGCTGCTGACCCCCGCCACCCTGGCCGCCGCCGGCGCGACGGGCGTGGTCGACGCCCTCAGCGGCCAGATCGACGCGGCGACCAGCGCCGCCGACGCCGCCCGCGAGCGCATCGTCACCCTGCGCCAGGCCCTGGCCGAAGAGACCGCCCGCTTGGTCGAGGCCGCCGATTCGTCGAGCCGCATGGCCAAGCAGCTGGCCGAGGGCCTGGGTCACGAGCGCACCGCCATGCAGGCGCTGTCGGCCACTCTCGACACCCAGTCCACGGCCGTGGTCGACGCCATCGGCAGCCAGGCCCGCATGGTCGCCGAGGCCTCGGACCTCGCCGAGACCCAACTGCGCGAAGCCGAGGCGGCGCTCGCCGCCCGCGCCGCCGACCTGGCCGCCGCCGCCGCCGAGGCGTCCGACGCGGCTCGCGTCGGGGCCGAGGACCTGTCGCGCCAGATCGCCCGTCTGGAGACCGCCGGCCAGGGTGTCGGCGACCAGATCGGCAGCGTGGAGCGCAGCCTGGCCTCGCAGCGCGCCGCCCTGGTGGCCGCCGCCCAGGCCCTGCGCGCCGACCAGGAGGACTTCTCCTCCGAGACCGAGACCCGCACCGCCCAGCTGACCGAGTTCGTGGCCTACACCCGCGTCGGCGCCTCCGAGCTCGGCGACATCGCCGCCATGGGCGCCGAGGTGCTGCGAGGCCTGATCGTCTCTTCCGGTGATCAACTGCGCGAGATGGCCGAGGCCGCCCGCGCCGAGCGCGAGGCCCTGGCCGCCGAAACGCAAGGCGCGCTGGCGCGGCTGGAGGCCGCCGCCGTCGACCGTCGCGCCGACCTCGAGGGCGAGCTGACCCGCGCCATGAACGCCATCACCGACGCCGCCCAGCGGGCCGGCGAGGGCGTCGAACTGCGCGTAGAGACCGCGCGCGGCCGCGTCGACCAGCTGAACGAGATCGCCTTCTCGGCCGGCCAGAAGGCCGACGCCGTGTTCGAGTCGCGCATGCAGGAAGCCCGCGACCTGATCGAGAACTCGGCCCAGGTGGTCGAGCAGGCCGGCGCCCGCACCGCCCAGAAGCTGGCCGAAAGCGTCGAGACGGCCCGCAGCGCCATCGCCGAGATGGAGCGCCTGCTGGTCGAGGCCGGCCAGAGCAGCGCCGCCCTGCCGGGCGAGGCCCTGGCCCGCGCCGCCGAGGTCCGCGCCCAGATCGAGAAGGGCATCGACGACCTGCGCGCCGCCGCCCGCCGCACCGCCGAGGAGACGGCGGCCATCGACCAGGCCTTCCAGGACCGCGTTCGCCGCAACTACGAGATGCTGAGCGAGGCGGTCACCCAGATGAACGCGGCCGCCGCCCAGACCCCCAGCTTCGCGGCGCCGCCGCAGAGCCGCGGGGCCTCGGCCCTGGTGCGCCCGCCGCAACCGGCGCCCCAACCGGCCCCGCAGCCCGCGCCGCAACCGGCTCCGCCGCCCCAGCAGCGCCAGGCGCCTCCGCCGCCGCCGGTTCAGCCCGCGCCGCAGCCGCCGCGCGCCCAGACCCCGCCGCCGCAGCCCTATCCCGGCGACGACTTCGCGCCGCTGGAGCCGCCGCCGCGCCAGCGCCTGAAGCTGACCCCGACGGCCACCGACGACGAGTTCCGCACCATGTTCGACGCCGCCGGCGGCCGTGGCGCGGCTCCGGCCCCGCCCGAACCCGTCCAGGACGAGGGCGGCTGGAGCTGGAAGAACCTGCTGGGCGACATGCAGGCCAGCTCGCCGGGCGACGCGGCCCTGGGCGAGAAGCTGGCCGGCGAGATCCTGGCCATGGGCATCGATCCGTCGGCGCTGCTGCCGCGCGGCCGCATCGACGAGATCGCCGCCGCCATCCAGACCCACGACGAGACAGGCGCCCGGGAGGTGGTCAAGAAGCTGGCCCCGGCCGCGATCCGCCGCCTGGTGCGTCGCCTGTTCTCCGACGCCACCCTGAAGGCCAACGCCGAGCGCTTCGTGCGCCGCTACGCCGGCATGGTGGGCGAGGCCGCCCAGCAGGACCGCGAGGGCTTCCTGGTGGCGGCCCTGCTGGCCTCGGAAGCCGGCCGCGCCTATCTGCTGCTCGACGCGGCGGCCAGCGACCTGGCCTGA
- the cysD gene encoding sulfate adenylyltransferase subunit CysD encodes MALTQLASQAPAVASEPTMPVITPARLTHLQRLEAESIHIMREVAAECENPVMLYSIGKDSAVMLHLAAKAFYPSKPPFPLLHVDTTWKFKAMYELRDKIAEQLGFDLLVHKNPEAEARGINPFDHGSALHTDLWKTEGLKQALAKYGFDAAFGGARRDEEKSRAKERVFSFRSAEQRWDPKNQRPELWKLYNTRKHPGESLRVFPISNWTELDVWQYIHLENIPIVPLYFSAPRPVVERDGALIMVDDERFRLRPGEEPQIRSVRFRTLGCYPLTGAVESTASTLPEIIQEMLLTTTSERQGRVIDHDQSASMEKKKQEGYF; translated from the coding sequence TTGGCCCTTACCCAGCTTGCATCCCAGGCGCCCGCCGTCGCTTCCGAGCCGACCATGCCCGTGATCACGCCCGCTCGCCTCACCCACCTGCAGCGCCTGGAAGCCGAGAGCATCCACATCATGCGCGAGGTGGCAGCCGAGTGCGAAAACCCGGTCATGCTGTATTCGATCGGCAAGGACAGCGCGGTGATGCTGCACCTGGCCGCCAAGGCGTTCTATCCGTCCAAGCCGCCCTTCCCGCTGCTGCACGTCGACACCACCTGGAAGTTCAAGGCGATGTACGAGCTGCGCGACAAGATCGCCGAGCAGCTGGGCTTCGACCTGCTGGTCCACAAGAACCCCGAGGCCGAGGCGCGCGGCATCAACCCGTTCGACCACGGCAGCGCCCTGCACACTGACCTCTGGAAAACCGAGGGCCTCAAGCAGGCCCTGGCCAAGTACGGCTTCGACGCAGCCTTCGGCGGCGCCCGCCGCGACGAGGAGAAGAGCCGCGCCAAGGAACGGGTGTTCAGCTTCCGCTCGGCCGAGCAGCGCTGGGACCCCAAGAACCAGCGCCCCGAACTGTGGAAGCTCTACAACACCCGCAAGCACCCGGGCGAAAGCCTGCGCGTCTTCCCGATCTCCAACTGGACCGAGCTGGACGTCTGGCAATACATCCACCTGGAGAACATTCCGATCGTGCCGCTCTACTTCTCGGCCCCGCGGCCGGTGGTCGAGCGCGACGGCGCGCTGATCATGGTCGACGACGAGCGCTTCCGCCTTCGCCCCGGTGAAGAGCCGCAGATCAGGAGCGTGCGCTTCCGCACCCTGGGCTGCTACCCGCTGACCGGCGCCGTCGAGAGCACCGCCTCGACCCTGCCCGAGATCATCCAGGAGATGCTCCTGACCACCACCAGCGAGCGCCAGGGGCGGGTCATCGACCACGACCAGTCCGCCTCGATGGAGAAGAAGAAGCAGGAGGGCTACTTCTGA
- a CDS encoding DUF4198 domain-containing protein produces the protein MKTMLASAALLAGLGLSGLAHAHSPYMLPSTFDVSDRKVVIVQGSFTESFFTPEVVMKSDAYAVVGPDGVRKPLTPTYLRELALVEAPVETAGTYRITTGQRAGRVGKAVLIKGEWEFLEPGKAPAGAEVVDMQSITTADVYVTRGAPSTAALAPVGKGLEFQAITHPSDITTGQPAKFVVLYDGKPVAGQEITLSAGSDRYADVKNAPVTVKSDAQGRFELKPERSGVYQVQARYRVAPAAAGQPGQSHTYALTFESLR, from the coding sequence ATGAAGACCATGCTCGCTTCGGCGGCGCTGCTGGCGGGCCTTGGCCTGTCCGGCCTGGCGCACGCCCATTCGCCCTACATGCTGCCCAGCACCTTCGACGTCTCGGACCGCAAGGTCGTGATCGTCCAGGGCTCGTTCACCGAAAGCTTCTTCACGCCGGAAGTGGTGATGAAGTCCGACGCCTACGCGGTGGTCGGCCCCGACGGCGTGCGCAAGCCCCTGACCCCGACCTATCTGCGCGAACTTGCCCTGGTCGAGGCCCCCGTCGAGACGGCCGGCACCTACCGCATCACCACCGGCCAGCGCGCCGGCCGCGTCGGCAAGGCCGTGCTGATCAAGGGCGAGTGGGAGTTCCTCGAGCCGGGCAAGGCTCCGGCCGGCGCGGAAGTGGTCGACATGCAGAGCATCACCACCGCCGACGTCTATGTGACCCGCGGCGCGCCGAGCACGGCGGCGCTGGCTCCGGTCGGCAAGGGCCTGGAGTTCCAGGCGATCACCCACCCCAGCGACATCACCACCGGCCAGCCGGCCAAGTTCGTGGTGCTGTACGACGGCAAGCCGGTCGCCGGCCAGGAAATCACCCTGAGCGCCGGCAGCGACCGCTACGCCGACGTCAAGAACGCCCCGGTCACCGTCAAGAGCGACGCCCAGGGCCGCTTCGAGCTGAAGCCCGAGCGCTCGGGCGTCTACCAAGTGCAGGCCCGCTACCGCGTCGCCCCGGCCGCCGCCGGCCAGCCCGGCCAGAGCCACACCTACGCCCTGACCTTCGAATCCCTGCGCTGA